A part of Patescibacteria group bacterium genomic DNA contains:
- a CDS encoding alpha-1,2-fucosyltransferase has protein sequence MIIIKIEGGLGNQMFQYALGRNLSLTHGKNFKIDTSYLRKNNQSGRTFRLSGFKIVTTEATKTEINRYRSTLEKFFDRIRPRPNKKKVLELSNTFDPEVLKRTDGYLVGHWNDARYFESSENTILEDFKLQKPFGAAAEKMASFIFAQPEAVSVHIRRGDYVSIPKIADVHGALPLSYYAEACEIIMKKKPNAHFFISSDDIAWAKKNFPPHYPATFISDPEIPDYEEMTLMSLCKHHIIANSTFSWWAARLNQKKEKIIIAPKNWFRDTSKDASNLIAKNWIQI, from the coding sequence ATGATTATCATCAAAATCGAAGGGGGGCTGGGCAATCAGATGTTCCAATACGCGCTCGGGCGCAATCTGTCTCTGACTCACGGAAAAAACTTTAAAATCGACACCTCCTATCTACGAAAAAATAATCAAAGTGGCAGAACCTTTAGACTCAGCGGATTTAAAATTGTTACGACCGAAGCCACCAAAACCGAAATCAATCGCTACCGTTCGACATTAGAGAAATTTTTCGACCGTATTCGCCCGCGACCAAACAAGAAAAAAGTGCTTGAACTCAGCAACACCTTCGATCCTGAGGTTTTGAAACGCACCGATGGCTATCTTGTCGGCCACTGGAACGACGCGCGGTATTTCGAAAGTTCTGAAAATACCATTCTCGAAGATTTCAAACTACAGAAACCATTCGGAGCGGCGGCGGAAAAAATGGCCAGTTTTATTTTTGCCCAACCAGAAGCCGTTAGTGTCCACATTCGCCGCGGAGACTATGTCTCAATTCCAAAAATCGCTGACGTCCACGGCGCTCTCCCACTTTCCTACTACGCCGAAGCCTGCGAAATCATCATGAAGAAAAAACCAAACGCTCATTTTTTCATCTCTTCAGATGATATTGCATGGGCCAAGAAAAATTTTCCTCCACACTACCCCGCCACATTCATTTCCGATCCAGAAATTCCTGATTACGAAGAAATGACACTCATGAGTTTGTGCAAACATCACATCATTGCCAATTCTACTTTCAGTTGGTGGGCAGCCCGACTCAATCAGAAAAAAGAAAAAATAATTATTGCTCCAAAAAATTGGTTTCGAGATACCTCGAAAGACGCGAGCAATCTAATTGCCAAAAACTGGATTCAAATTTAA
- a CDS encoding NAD-dependent epimerase/dehydratase family protein, whose protein sequence is MSEISKFKLSGPILVTGGTGFVGSHLVHALVERGFEVHVLARPASNFWRLEGIISKISVHHGDLSDKASIEKIVKKIKPKGIFHLGVASVVSGVGADNGTIIATNVLGTINLFEATASLPYDFFVSMGSFLEYGFKDHPIAESEICQPGELYGVTKLAATLYGQALARAQNKPIVTLRLFTPYGPANEKERLTSKIIAQALAGKEIALTRPTVSRDFVFVSDVVELLLEAADKAEKYKGEIFNIGSGVRTSIGDVVSHILQKTQSKSEVKWGTFRSVSYDSDVWQADMTETFSHFSWRPKVSLHAGLDRTIEHFKKFGF, encoded by the coding sequence ATGTCAGAGATTTCAAAATTTAAATTAAGCGGTCCAATTCTCGTGACCGGCGGGACGGGTTTCGTTGGGTCTCACTTGGTGCACGCACTTGTCGAGCGCGGTTTCGAGGTGCATGTTTTAGCTCGTCCCGCTTCAAATTTTTGGCGACTTGAAGGCATCATCTCTAAAATTTCTGTTCATCACGGTGATCTTTCTGACAAAGCTTCGATTGAGAAAATTGTAAAAAAAATTAAGCCAAAAGGAATTTTTCATCTTGGTGTGGCAAGTGTGGTCAGTGGTGTGGGGGCGGATAATGGAACGATTATTGCGACAAATGTTTTAGGGACTATAAACTTATTTGAAGCGACTGCATCTCTACCGTACGATTTTTTTGTGAGCATGGGCAGTTTTCTCGAGTATGGTTTTAAAGATCATCCGATCGCTGAATCGGAAATTTGTCAGCCTGGAGAGTTGTATGGTGTCACCAAACTTGCCGCTACGCTGTACGGACAAGCTTTGGCTCGAGCGCAGAACAAGCCTATTGTAACCTTGAGACTTTTTACTCCGTACGGTCCAGCCAATGAAAAAGAAAGACTGACCTCAAAAATTATTGCTCAGGCATTAGCCGGTAAAGAAATTGCTCTGACTCGGCCGACGGTGTCGCGCGACTTTGTTTTTGTTTCGGATGTTGTTGAGCTCTTGCTCGAGGCGGCTGATAAAGCGGAAAAATATAAAGGAGAAATTTTTAATATTGGCTCTGGCGTTCGAACCTCAATCGGAGATGTCGTCTCTCACATTCTTCAAAAAACCCAATCTAAAAGTGAAGTGAAGTGGGGAACATTTCGTTCTGTTTCTTATGACAGTGATGTTTGGCAGGCAGACATGACGGAAACCTTTTCCCATTTTTCCTGGCGACCAAAAGTTTCTCTTCATGCAGGCCTTGACCGCACGATCGAACATTTTAAAAAGTTCGGTTTTTAA
- a CDS encoding TylF/MycF/NovP-related O-methyltransferase yields MKILNQFNSDDSFLYENGFYLTAKPDRLGKLLAHYELYKKIADLPGAIVECGVFKGASLIRFATFRNLFEAEHSRKIIGFDMFGKFPETKFNEDKKYRKKFIDTAGEEGITETELTQVFELKDLKNYELLKGDINKTVPEYIKNNPHLKIALLHIDTDVYEPAVTILREMYDRVVRGGIIAFDDYGTFPGETKAVDEFFKDKKVSIKKLPFSHIPSFIVKP; encoded by the coding sequence ATGAAAATTTTAAACCAATTTAACAGCGATGACAGTTTTCTGTACGAAAACGGTTTTTATCTCACCGCCAAACCAGACCGACTTGGAAAACTTTTGGCGCACTACGAGCTCTACAAAAAAATTGCTGATTTGCCCGGCGCTATCGTTGAGTGCGGCGTATTTAAAGGCGCATCACTCATCCGCTTCGCCACATTTCGAAATTTGTTTGAAGCAGAACACTCGAGAAAAATCATCGGCTTTGACATGTTTGGAAAATTTCCAGAAACTAAATTTAACGAAGATAAAAAATACCGCAAAAAATTTATTGACACTGCAGGCGAAGAAGGAATTACAGAAACTGAGCTTACGCAAGTCTTTGAACTCAAGGATTTGAAAAATTATGAATTGCTAAAGGGAGATATTAACAAAACGGTTCCTGAATACATAAAAAATAATCCGCACTTGAAAATTGCCCTACTCCACATCGACACCGACGTCTACGAACCCGCAGTGACCATCCTCCGTGAAATGTATGACCGCGTCGTCCGCGGCGGCATCATTGCCTTTGATGACTACGGCACCTTCCCTGGCGAGACCAAGGCCGTCGATGAATTCTTCAAAGACAAAAAAGTTTCGATTAAAAAATTACCTTTTTCTCACATTCCCTCTTTTATCGTAAAACCGTAA
- a CDS encoding glycosyltransferase yields the protein MNQKPLSLSDPISFVIPGFNCASTILESIESIIDGNWTEGDELIIVNDGSTDNTENVLAEAKKKYPFIKVFNEKENRGCPAARNIGYTHASHEIIFNLYSDDVLVPGSVAKLKEYMISENADIAGFEEYRYFKEEKNGKKKITHRWMCRPGVLSLPDFLAGDINPGPGGNFMFIKQIWKDVGGVWEYGKGMHEAWGFTLKCLMAGAKFVVMPKSFYFHRYGSNSLFVREAEKENEVSLMATKMITPYLDRLEPSDKAYIQSEEGSKNWYSSLDRAPIRLKGEPFGKTGVIVVATDARLKTLVLRKIKIAYPIYRRAKALLSRTKSYVRFIKQFKSFQKSNSRFVMSWKEHRAFLRDADKNFSFDRHYVYHPAWAARVLKETSPQEHVDISSTVHFCSIVSAFIPVKFYDYRKTDIRLSGLSCGEADLLKLPFESNSLQSLSCMHTIEHIGLGRYGDPIDPDGDLKAVAELTRVLAKGGTLLFVVPIGKPKIIFNAHRIYSYDQILTAFKTLTLKEFSLIPEKQSAGGIIKNATKERADQEDYGCGCFWFTKS from the coding sequence ATGAACCAGAAACCTCTTTCACTCTCCGATCCAATCAGTTTCGTCATTCCGGGCTTCAATTGCGCCTCAACAATTCTTGAGTCTATTGAATCGATCATTGATGGTAACTGGACAGAAGGAGATGAACTTATCATCGTGAACGATGGATCAACTGACAACACTGAAAACGTGCTTGCCGAAGCTAAGAAAAAATATCCGTTTATTAAAGTTTTCAATGAAAAAGAAAACCGTGGCTGCCCTGCGGCCCGAAACATCGGCTACACGCATGCCAGTCACGAAATTATCTTCAACCTTTATTCTGACGATGTGTTAGTCCCTGGAAGTGTGGCAAAACTAAAAGAGTACATGATCTCCGAAAATGCCGACATTGCCGGTTTTGAAGAATATCGCTATTTTAAAGAAGAAAAAAATGGCAAGAAAAAAATTACTCATCGTTGGATGTGTAGACCGGGAGTTTTATCGCTACCAGATTTTCTCGCAGGCGATATAAACCCAGGGCCAGGGGGAAACTTCATGTTCATTAAACAAATCTGGAAAGATGTTGGCGGTGTTTGGGAATATGGAAAAGGTATGCACGAAGCCTGGGGTTTTACACTTAAATGTCTTATGGCAGGAGCCAAGTTTGTCGTCATGCCAAAAAGTTTTTACTTTCACCGATACGGCAGTAATTCCCTCTTTGTTCGCGAAGCCGAAAAAGAAAATGAGGTGTCACTCATGGCAACCAAAATGATTACGCCGTACCTCGATCGACTAGAACCAAGCGACAAGGCTTACATCCAAAGTGAGGAAGGCAGCAAAAATTGGTACAGCTCACTTGACCGCGCTCCCATTCGACTTAAAGGCGAACCGTTCGGTAAAACGGGTGTTATTGTTGTGGCAACTGACGCTCGATTAAAAACTCTGGTCTTGAGAAAAATTAAAATTGCCTACCCTATCTATCGACGCGCTAAGGCCTTACTCTCACGAACCAAATCCTACGTTCGGTTTATCAAACAATTCAAATCGTTTCAAAAATCAAATTCTCGATTTGTAATGAGCTGGAAAGAACACCGAGCTTTTTTACGAGACGCCGATAAAAATTTTAGTTTTGATCGCCACTATGTCTACCATCCGGCATGGGCAGCGCGTGTCTTAAAAGAAACCAGCCCCCAAGAACATGTTGATATTTCATCGACCGTTCACTTTTGTTCAATCGTCTCAGCTTTTATTCCGGTGAAATTTTACGACTATCGAAAAACTGATATCCGGCTCTCAGGCCTCTCTTGTGGCGAAGCTGACTTATTGAAATTACCCTTCGAATCAAACAGCCTTCAATCACTTTCCTGCATGCACACCATAGAGCACATTGGCCTTGGCCGCTATGGCGATCCAATAGACCCTGATGGAGATCTTAAAGCCGTTGCCGAACTAACTCGAGTATTGGCAAAAGGTGGCACACTTTTATTCGTAGTACCAATTGGAAAACCGAAAATTATTTTCAATGCCCACAGAATTTATTCGTATGATCAAATTCTTACCGCTTTCAAAACTTTGACCTTGAAAGAATTCTCTCTAATTCCAGAAAAACAATCAGCCGGTGGAATTATAAAAAATGCCACGAAAGAAAGAGCCGATCAGGAAGACTACGGCTGCGGTTGTTTTTGGTTTACAAAATCGTAA
- a CDS encoding N-acetylneuraminate synthase family protein, whose product MKNKTIKIGDRIIGENQPAFIIAEAGINHNGHIELAKKLIDLAVTARADAVKFQMRDFKTLYTDNAWNNTKHEDIASQYVLSLIRESELSFDNFKELSRYAKSKGIIFLCTPFDVASVDALEKLGVPAYKVSSGDMVNFELLEYIASKNKPMLLSTGMSTFDEIEKTVKHLDTLGAEYILLHCNSTYPTPGKDINLRFIQILKEKFGGIVGYSGHELGIAVSTASVALGAKVIERHITLDHTMKGPDHAVSLEPAGIVKQVRDIRYLELALQGDKKFITSGEFMNRKIMGKSLVAKAAIKKGDTITRQMVIAKSPAKGLSPQKLYELVGTKALRDIPKEGYFTEEDLGKKKIDRTFSSNRKWGLIVRPHDFEEMIEGLKPSFVEFHFSSHDLKNPIVLKDHPELELIVHAPELWGDELLDFSSTDPATIKHSIKYINDLLNTVRSMRKHFGKTPPKVKVVLHPGGMSFDQFVTKSERAKMYTKLGNALKKIDQTGIELLLENQAPLPWYKGGSWFSNTFIDADEIFEFAKKHGFSLCYDSSHAQLYCSLAKKDPIEYFKTLKPLVKHVHLSDGIGTDGEGIQVEEGDVPWKLLMPEILKTDTTIAPEIWMGHRNNGEGFITGLKRLKKYGL is encoded by the coding sequence ATGAAAAATAAAACCATAAAAATAGGCGATCGAATAATTGGGGAGAACCAGCCAGCCTTTATTATTGCCGAAGCTGGCATCAACCACAACGGCCATATTGAATTGGCAAAAAAATTGATTGATCTTGCGGTTACCGCCAGGGCTGACGCCGTAAAATTTCAGATGCGGGATTTTAAAACTCTCTACACCGATAATGCCTGGAACAACACGAAACATGAAGATATTGCTTCGCAGTATGTTTTATCGCTCATTCGTGAATCGGAACTCTCTTTTGATAATTTTAAAGAACTTTCTCGATACGCCAAATCAAAAGGAATTATATTTCTCTGTACGCCGTTTGACGTCGCGAGCGTTGATGCTTTGGAAAAATTGGGCGTACCTGCGTATAAGGTTTCGAGTGGTGACATGGTGAATTTTGAATTACTTGAATATATCGCCAGCAAAAACAAACCGATGCTTCTTTCGACCGGTATGTCCACCTTCGACGAAATAGAAAAAACCGTCAAACACTTGGATACTCTTGGCGCCGAATATATTTTGCTTCATTGCAACAGCACCTACCCAACCCCCGGAAAGGATATTAACCTTCGATTTATTCAGATTCTTAAAGAAAAGTTTGGCGGCATTGTCGGCTATTCCGGACATGAATTGGGAATTGCGGTAAGCACTGCGAGCGTCGCCCTAGGTGCCAAAGTAATCGAGCGCCATATTACTCTTGATCACACCATGAAGGGGCCCGACCACGCAGTCAGTCTTGAACCAGCCGGCATCGTCAAACAAGTTCGAGATATTCGCTATCTCGAGTTGGCCTTACAAGGTGATAAAAAATTCATCACTTCAGGAGAATTCATGAATCGTAAAATTATGGGCAAAAGCCTGGTGGCTAAAGCCGCCATTAAGAAGGGCGATACGATTACCCGTCAAATGGTAATCGCCAAAAGTCCCGCCAAAGGTCTTTCTCCACAAAAATTGTACGAACTTGTTGGCACCAAAGCCCTTCGGGATATTCCGAAGGAAGGTTACTTTACTGAAGAGGATTTAGGCAAAAAAAAGATTGATAGAACTTTTTCCTCAAACAGAAAGTGGGGGCTCATTGTCCGCCCACATGACTTTGAAGAGATGATCGAGGGTCTTAAGCCTTCATTTGTAGAGTTCCATTTCAGTTCACATGACTTAAAAAATCCGATTGTCCTCAAAGATCATCCCGAACTAGAACTGATTGTTCATGCGCCTGAACTCTGGGGAGATGAGCTGCTTGATTTTTCTTCAACTGATCCTGCCACCATTAAACATTCAATTAAATACATCAATGACCTCTTGAACACTGTCCGTTCAATGCGTAAACATTTTGGGAAAACTCCTCCAAAAGTAAAAGTGGTGCTTCACCCGGGTGGCATGAGTTTCGATCAATTTGTTACAAAAAGTGAGCGCGCAAAAATGTACACCAAGCTCGGTAATGCTTTGAAAAAAATTGATCAAACCGGCATCGAGCTTCTCTTGGAAAATCAAGCTCCCCTGCCATGGTATAAAGGCGGATCGTGGTTTTCCAACACCTTCATTGACGCCGATGAAATATTTGAGTTTGCGAAAAAACACGGCTTCAGTCTCTGTTATGATAGTAGCCATGCGCAGTTGTACTGCTCATTAGCCAAAAAAGATCCGATTGAATACTTCAAAACTCTGAAACCCTTGGTTAAACACGTTCACCTCTCTGACGGCATCGGTACTGACGGTGAGGGCATTCAAGTAGAAGAAGGTGATGTGCCGTGGAAATTACTCATGCCGGAAATCCTAAAAACGGATACAACAATCGCCCCAGAAATCTGGATGGGACACCGCAACAATGGCGAAGGGTTTATTACAGGACTCAAACGACTGAAAAAATATGGGTTATAA
- a CDS encoding class I SAM-dependent methyltransferase — protein MKSGAVIKRGGTDTERLYLESLDFKMPTGENVQVTKTASDVPGYNMKEHIARHTGRYALLNLYGKPGNTVLDFPCGSGYASKIAKNLELNYEGKEFDRVTVEYARRLYGAEHITFNEGDFTKPNLSEKSFDIIACIEGLEHMEQKYQLPLIQSFYKSLKKDGVLIVSSPENPTGKSGPSITNKDHIWELTRIDFSKLLSKVFGEKNVELLSYKARLSTGVISTCFYGVCHKN, from the coding sequence ATGAAAAGTGGAGCTGTAATAAAACGAGGTGGAACAGATACTGAGAGACTCTATCTTGAGAGCCTTGATTTTAAAATGCCAACCGGAGAAAACGTGCAGGTCACAAAAACAGCAAGTGATGTCCCCGGCTACAATATGAAAGAGCATATTGCGCGACATACGGGGCGATACGCGCTTTTAAATCTATATGGCAAACCAGGGAACACCGTACTCGATTTCCCTTGCGGAAGCGGCTATGCATCTAAAATTGCAAAAAATCTCGAGCTCAATTACGAAGGAAAAGAATTCGACCGGGTAACTGTCGAGTATGCCCGGCGCCTCTACGGCGCAGAACACATTACTTTCAATGAAGGCGATTTTACAAAACCAAACCTTTCAGAAAAAAGCTTTGATATAATTGCGTGCATAGAAGGACTCGAACACATGGAGCAAAAATACCAACTTCCTCTTATCCAATCTTTCTATAAAAGCTTAAAAAAGGATGGAGTACTCATTGTCAGTTCCCCGGAAAATCCAACCGGAAAATCCGGACCGAGCATAACCAACAAAGATCATATTTGGGAGTTGACTAGAATCGACTTTAGTAAACTCCTGTCTAAAGTTTTCGGAGAAAAGAATGTTGAACTTCTGAGCTACAAAGCCCGATTAAGTACTGGAGTAATCTCGACCTGCTTCTATGGCGTCTGCCATAAAAACTAA
- a CDS encoding alpha-hydroxy-acid oxidizing protein, with protein MTSEEIIKKGKDILAKQGIVESSGEYGGKILEAGVPGLGAVGGGVTFLRNREALAKYFIKICLLGKHFTPDSSVELFGVKLAFPILPASMGGIKTSLKDFIKEKDFHQAILEGSKDAGTLGMCGDGFDTSSEYLVPDLIKSVGGIAVCKPRNFEKLKERIEKLKKAGVTAIGIDLDGAAGKLLETGQVTRKDAKELKKIRQLFSGPMFLKGIMSVEDAVIAYKSGFDAIVISNHGGRSIDYSLGTADILPLIAKKLKGKIKILVDGGVKNGYDVFVYLALGADAVLVGRSMLYSVIGGGKKGVETTFNKFSSELKRAMLFTGRSEIADIDSKVLGKY; from the coding sequence ATGACCTCCGAAGAAATTATAAAAAAAGGTAAAGATATTTTGGCAAAACAAGGAATTGTCGAGTCTTCCGGAGAATATGGTGGAAAAATTCTTGAAGCGGGTGTGCCGGGGCTCGGTGCGGTTGGTGGCGGCGTGACATTTTTGCGAAATCGAGAAGCTCTCGCAAAATATTTTATTAAAATTTGTTTGCTTGGCAAGCATTTTACACCGGACTCCTCTGTGGAACTTTTCGGCGTCAAATTAGCATTTCCTATTTTGCCAGCTTCGATGGGCGGAATTAAAACTAGCTTAAAAGACTTTATAAAAGAAAAAGATTTTCATCAAGCGATTCTCGAAGGCTCTAAAGATGCTGGCACACTCGGTATGTGCGGCGATGGTTTTGATACCAGTTCGGAGTATCTTGTGCCGGATTTAATAAAAAGTGTTGGTGGAATCGCTGTGTGCAAGCCAAGAAATTTTGAGAAACTCAAAGAAAGAATTGAAAAATTAAAAAAGGCAGGGGTGACCGCGATAGGGATTGATCTTGATGGCGCGGCGGGGAAACTTTTAGAAACTGGGCAGGTTACTCGAAAAGATGCGAAAGAATTAAAAAAAATACGGCAACTCTTTTCTGGCCCGATGTTTTTAAAAGGTATTATGAGTGTTGAAGATGCTGTGATTGCATACAAAAGTGGTTTCGATGCGATTGTGATTTCCAATCATGGTGGTAGGTCAATCGATTATTCTTTAGGGACGGCGGATATTTTGCCGCTCATTGCTAAGAAATTGAAAGGAAAAATAAAAATTCTGGTGGACGGGGGAGTGAAAAACGGTTACGACGTGTTCGTGTACTTGGCTCTTGGAGCCGATGCGGTTCTTGTTGGACGTTCAATGCTTTACAGCGTTATTGGTGGTGGAAAAAAGGGTGTGGAAACGACTTTCAACAAATTTTCTTCAGAACTGAAACGAGCGATGTTGTTTACGGGGCGATCTGAAATTGCTGACATTGATTCAAAAGTTTTAGGAAAATATTAG
- a CDS encoding SDR family oxidoreductase — translation MSAKQKILVAGGAGYVGSRLVPKLLQEGHKVTVLDLLWFGNNLPKSVPVIKKDVFDIDVESLKGFDQVIFLAGLSNDPMAEFSPSQNFIYNGAAPAYLAYVAKLAGVGRFIYASSGSVYGFTDNKPLHEEDVATSLYPYGISKRKGEFGVMYFQDENFSVISLRKGTISGWSPRMRFDLIVNTMYMKAQTIGKITVNNPGIWRPILTIADAVDAYVLAVSAPLSVSGIFNISSGNFTVGEVGEKIRKHFAEKHGKKLEVEVKNVPDKRNYKVLIDKAKKILGFKPKGSIESILEELDENIGPKFSFSAEKYYNILVFKKNAQKKKSSRRK, via the coding sequence ATGTCCGCTAAACAAAAAATTTTAGTAGCCGGTGGCGCAGGCTATGTCGGTTCACGACTTGTGCCTAAACTCTTGCAAGAAGGCCATAAAGTTACAGTGCTCGATTTATTGTGGTTTGGTAATAATTTGCCAAAATCCGTACCGGTCATTAAGAAAGATGTTTTCGATATTGATGTTGAGAGTTTGAAAGGATTTGACCAAGTGATTTTTTTGGCGGGATTATCGAATGATCCGATGGCGGAATTTTCGCCGTCCCAAAATTTTATTTACAACGGCGCGGCTCCAGCCTATCTTGCCTACGTTGCGAAACTCGCGGGCGTCGGGCGTTTTATCTACGCCAGTTCCGGTTCGGTGTACGGTTTCACTGACAACAAACCACTACATGAGGAGGACGTAGCAACCAGTTTGTATCCCTACGGTATTTCAAAACGAAAAGGGGAATTTGGTGTGATGTATTTTCAAGATGAAAATTTTTCAGTAATCAGTTTGCGCAAAGGTACCATTTCCGGATGGAGTCCACGCATGCGTTTTGATCTTATCGTCAACACGATGTACATGAAGGCACAGACGATCGGAAAGATTACGGTGAATAACCCAGGTATTTGGAGGCCGATTCTTACGATTGCGGACGCGGTAGACGCCTATGTGCTCGCGGTTTCTGCACCACTTTCGGTCAGTGGCATTTTCAATATTTCTTCAGGTAACTTCACTGTCGGAGAAGTCGGCGAAAAAATTCGCAAACATTTTGCGGAGAAACACGGCAAGAAATTGGAAGTTGAAGTGAAAAATGTTCCGGATAAACGTAACTACAAAGTGTTGATCGACAAAGCCAAGAAAATTTTAGGGTTTAAGCCGAAAGGGAGTATCGAATCCATTCTCGAAGAACTCGACGAGAATATCGGTCCGAAATTTTCATTTTCAGCCGAAAAATACTACAACATTTTAGTTTTTAAAAAGAACGCTCAAAAAAAGAAAAGCTCTCGAAGAAAATAG
- a CDS encoding aminotransferase class I/II-fold pyridoxal phosphate-dependent enzyme gives MKHKDIRVPYLLTVYGKEEIKAVNDVLKDPTKIASGPRVRDFEQKISKMFGKKFGILLNSGSSANFLAIDTLNLPRGSEVITPVLTFATTVAPLVQLGLVPAFADVVEGTYQINLDQMESLVTKKTKAIMIPSLMGNMADLGKLQAFARKHKLWFIEDSCDVLGAKFAGRPTGTYSDISTTSFYAAHVITTAGAGGLVSFHDGALAKKALIKANWGRESTLFGFYEKSEELKKRFTGDLDGMPYDAKFVFSELGYNFQSTEINAAFGLEQLKRFPQFVARRRKNAKMLLDFFKKYEDFFVMPKAHPKAETFWHAFPLTIRDGAPFTRMEITKFLEEKNIQTRPIFTGNILRQPGFRNIEAKKLTGGYPVADNIMRNGFLIGCNHGLLDPHMKHLINSFEEFFKTLNVR, from the coding sequence ATGAAACATAAAGACATTCGAGTTCCATACCTTTTAACTGTCTACGGAAAGGAAGAAATCAAGGCTGTAAATGATGTTTTGAAGGATCCAACCAAAATTGCCAGCGGTCCACGAGTCCGCGATTTCGAGCAGAAAATTTCCAAAATGTTTGGGAAGAAATTTGGCATCCTGCTCAACTCCGGATCTTCAGCCAATTTTTTAGCAATTGATACGCTTAATTTGCCACGTGGCAGTGAAGTTATTACTCCGGTTTTAACCTTTGCAACCACCGTCGCTCCCTTGGTTCAACTTGGTTTGGTACCAGCCTTCGCCGACGTCGTAGAAGGAACCTATCAGATAAATCTCGATCAAATGGAGAGTTTGGTCACTAAAAAAACTAAGGCAATTATGATTCCCTCGCTTATGGGAAATATGGCGGATCTCGGGAAGCTCCAGGCTTTTGCACGGAAGCACAAACTTTGGTTTATTGAAGATTCATGTGACGTGCTTGGTGCAAAGTTTGCTGGGCGTCCAACCGGAACCTACTCTGACATTTCTACCACGAGTTTCTATGCGGCGCATGTTATTACAACTGCTGGCGCAGGAGGCTTGGTGTCATTTCACGATGGTGCCCTAGCTAAGAAGGCCCTGATCAAAGCCAACTGGGGACGAGAATCAACGCTCTTTGGTTTTTACGAAAAGTCTGAAGAACTCAAGAAACGTTTTACCGGAGATCTCGATGGCATGCCGTACGATGCTAAATTTGTTTTTAGCGAACTTGGTTATAACTTTCAATCGACAGAAATTAACGCCGCTTTTGGTCTTGAGCAATTGAAACGTTTTCCTCAATTTGTTGCTCGCCGCAGAAAAAATGCCAAGATGCTTTTGGATTTTTTCAAAAAGTATGAAGACTTTTTTGTAATGCCGAAAGCTCACCCTAAAGCGGAAACTTTTTGGCACGCCTTTCCACTGACCATTCGTGATGGAGCGCCGTTTACTCGAATGGAGATTACTAAGTTTCTGGAAGAGAAAAATATTCAAACACGACCAATTTTTACCGGAAACATTTTACGCCAGCCTGGATTTAGAAATATCGAGGCCAAGAAACTCACCGGTGGGTACCCTGTGGCTGACAACATTATGCGCAACGGATTTCTTATCGGATGCAATCATGGTCTGCTCGATCCACATATGAAGCACTTGATCAATTCATTTGAAGAATTTTTCAAAACTTTAAATGTCCGCTAA